A genomic stretch from Erwinia sp. E_sp_B01_1 includes:
- a CDS encoding helix-turn-helix transcriptional regulator codes for MNRVDWHPADIIAALKKKGTTLSALSRDSGLASSTLSNALRRPWPKGEQLIAAALDETPEQIWPTRYKSKK; via the coding sequence ATGAATCGAGTGGATTGGCACCCCGCAGATATTATCGCGGCATTAAAGAAAAAAGGAACAACCTTATCGGCTTTATCCCGCGATTCCGGGCTGGCCTCTTCAACCTTATCCAACGCTTTACGCCGTCCCTGGCCTAAAGGAGAGCAGTTGATAGCGGCTGCCCTGGATGAGACACCAGAACAGATTTGGCCTACGCGATACAAATCAAAAAAATAG